Within the Syntrophorhabdaceae bacterium genome, the region TGGCAAACTCTACAGGCTTCAACTTCACGTGAGCCTCTTTGAAAAATCCGTCCGGGCTCAAGGTCACCTTAAAGAGTCCCGCGATTTCTTTCGTAGACGCGGAGGGCACCACTGCAGCAGCCAGGGCAAGGACATCAGCATCGAGCTCTATTTTCTTGCCGAGGATGTAATCGGTGGTCGTCACTTTGAGGACAGACCTGCCGTCCTCTGCCTCGCCGGGCTCTACCTGGGGTGCATCCTCAGGCTCGTAACGGATGAAACGTATGTCTTTACCTGCTGCCTCACGGTAGAAATCCTCTCTGAGGCCATAGGTTCTTACATCCCTGAAGAGAATGTATATATCCATATTCGGATTCTTCTCTTTGAGCAGCAAAGCGTTCTTTACTGATTCGCTGCAGCATATCCTGCTGCAGTAATTTCTTTCTTCGTTTCTACAGCCCACACACTGGATCATGACAAGGCTCTGAGCGTTGACTACCTTTTCGTCGCCTTCTGCGATCTTAGCTTCGAGCTCGAGGTGGGTCATGACTCTGTCGTCCTGACCATAGAGGTATTCGGTAGGGGTATATACGTCCGCGCCGATGGCGAGAACGGCCGCACCATGTTTAATCTCGGTGGTTCCCCTGTCGGATTTCACGGTGGTGACGAAATTTCCGATGTAGCCTGTAGCTGCCTTGATGGTGGCATTGGCATACACGTGAATGAGGGGGTGCTGATAGACCTTCGTCACCAGCTCGCGCAGGTAAGCCTGGACATCGAGACCTTCAAGGGTAGAATGGATCTTCCGTGCGATTCCTCCGAGATCCCTGTCCTTCTCTATCAGGTATACTTCATGTCCCTGATTTGCGATCGAGAGGGCGGAGTTCATGCCTGCCACGCCGCCGCCGATTACGAGCGCCCTTTTATCTACGGGGAGATCGAACTCCTGCAGGGGCTCCAGATGGCATGCCCGGGCAACGGACATACGGATGATATCCTTCGCCTTATTAGTGGCTGCTTCTTTTTCTTTTTGATGGACCCAGGAGTTGTGCTCCCGGATGTTTGCCATTTCATAATAATACTGGTTAATTCCAGCTTCACGAAGGGTGTCCCTGAATAGGGGCTCGAGAGTCCTTGGAGAACACGCGGCTACCACGACCCGGTTAAGTCCTTTTTCCCTCGTGATGTCCGTTATCTCCCTCGCAGAGTTGGTGGCGCATGAAAAGACCTGATTCTGCGCGTGGACCACGTTGGGCAAGGTTTTACAGTATTCAACCGTGTCGGGGACACTTACCACGCCGGAGATGTTTGCCCCGCAGTGACAGACGAAGACGCCTATTCGCGGCTCTTCCTTGGAGACATCCCTTTCTTCCGGGTATATCCTCTCCTTGGTGAGATTTCCACGCCTGTAGTCGAGGAGCTCGCCAATCTGGGCGCTGGCCCCACTGGCGCTGAACACGGACTCGGGGATATCGACAGGACCCTGGAACGCTCCGGTCACGAAGATGCCGGGCTTGTTCGTTTCCATGGGATTGATCTCGCTGATCTTACAGAAGCCGTGGTCAGTGAGCTCAATACCGTATTTATTCGAAAATTCGAGTGCATCCTTCGGAGGATTGAGACCGATAGACAATACGACCATATCGAACTCTTCCTCTTTTACCCCGTCGTCGGTGGTAGAATACCGCACGAACACGTTCTTGGTAACGGGATCTTCACGTACTATCGACGTGTAGCTTCTGAAGAAGCGGACACCGGAGAGGTTTTCCGTCCTCTGGTAATAGCGCTCGAAATCTTTTCCGTAGGCACGGACGTCGTTATGGAAAATGGTGCACTCCGAGTCGGGATGATGATCTTTTGTGAGGATGACCTGTTTTTGAGTATAGGTGCAGCAGACCGCCGAACAGTAGCTGTTGCCGCCCTCGAGCACCTGCCTCGAACCGACGCACTGAATCCAAGCCAGTTTTTTGGGATGTTTCAGGTCTGACCCACGGAGTATCTCGCCCTGGTATGCCCCCGTTGAAGACAGGAGACGCTCAAAATCCATACTGGTGATGACGTTCTGAAAATCTCCGTAGTGATATTCCTCTCTGACCTTCGGGTCAAAGGGGTCAAAGCCTGAGGAAAGAATGACGGCGCCTATGTTGATGTCAACGTTCTCGGGCTCCTGCTTTAAATCTATCGCCTTATTCTCGCACACCGCTTCACAGATACGGCATTTCTTTTCTTTGAGATAAAGACAGCTTTCATCGATATACGCAACGAGCGGGATCGCCTGAGGGAAATAGATGTGAACCGCCTTATTATTCGAAATATCCTGATTAAATTCATCAGGGTATTTCACGGGACAATACTCAACACAGGTAGTGCATCCCGTGCATTTGTCTTCCAGGATGTACCTGGGCTTTTTTGTAAGGGTTACCTTAAAATTTCCTAACTCCCCCTCTACACTCTTCACTTCAGTATAGGTGAGTACCTCTACATTTGGATGCCGGCCGACCTCGACCAGTTTAGGTGCGAGTATTCACATGGAGCAGTCGTTGGTCGGAAAGGTCTTATCAAGCTGGGCCATATGGCCCCCGATACTCGGACCCTTCTCGACCAGATAGACCTTGAAGCCTGCGTTCGCAAGGTCAAGAGAAGCCTGAATACCGCTGATCCCTCCGCCAACAACCATTACGTCTCCAAAATTTCGGTCACTGAGACTTTTACGAAGTTGTTGAATGTTCTCATTTAAGACTATTACATTTTCCACTTTCACTCACCTCATCTCTTCGTTCTCTAAATTACTTCCTGGAGAATCTCCGTGATGTCCTTAACCTCTATATCGTCAGCATGATTGAGGACGAGCCTGCTGTCCTCGAGAGCGGTAATACAATAGGGACAGGAGGTAACAAGTTCCGTGGCCCCAAGCTCTATAGCCTGTTCTACTCTGAGGTTGGAGAATCTTTCATGCTTTTCCGTTTCCATCCAGACCCGGCCTCCCCCCATACCGCAGCAGAGGCTATCTGCCCGTGCTTCAGGCAGTTCGTTCAGTTCCAGGCCCGGTATCTTCTTCAGCGCGTCCCGGGGAGCATCATATATGCCGTTATGACGGCCGAGATAACATGGATCATGGTAGGTAACTTTCTTTCCGTATTCTTTAAGGACCTGAAGTTTTCCTTCGTTCAGAAGCTCCGATACATACTCGGAGATATGAACGACCTCAAAGTTCACCCTGAACTGGGGATACTCGTTCTTGAAGGTGTGATAGCAATGAGGGGAAGAGACCAGTATTTTCGTAACCCCGCTATCGATAAAGTTCTTAATGTTCTCTTTTGCCAGTTTTACGAACATCTGCTCATTGCCGGTCTTGCGGATACTCTCACCGCAGCAGCTCTCTTTGGAGCCGAGTATGCCGAAATTGACCCCGGCCTTGGTGAGTATCTTCGCCGTGGCCTGCGCCACCTTCTTTAGTCTCGGATCATAGGCAGTGTAACAGCAGGGGAAATATAATACATCCATGCCCTCGGCAAAGGGTTTTACGTTGAGTCCCTCCGCCCAG harbors:
- a CDS encoding FAD-dependent oxidoreductase; protein product: MVLNENIQQLRKSLSDRNFGDVMVVGGGISGIQASLDLANAGFKVYLVEKGPSIGGHMAQLDKTFPTNDCSMUILAPKLVEVGRHPNVEVLTYTEVKSVEGELGNFKVTLTKKPRYILEDKCTGCTTCVEYCPVKYPDEFNQDISNNKAVHIYFPQAIPLVAYIDESCLYLKEKKCRICEAVCENKAIDLKQEPENVDINIGAVILSSGFDPFDPKVREEYHYGDFQNVITSMDFERLLSSTGAYQGEILRGSDLKHPKKLAWIQCVGSRQVLEGGNSYCSAVCCTYTQKQVILTKDHHPDSECTIFHNDVRAYGKDFERYYQRTENLSGVRFFRSYTSIVREDPVTKNVFVRYSTTDDGVKEEEFDMVVLSIGLNPPKDALEFSNKYGIELTDHGFCKISEINPMETNKPGIFVTGAFQGPVDIPESVFSASGASAQIGELLDYRRGNLTKERIYPEERDVSKEEPRIGVFVCHCGANISGVVSVPDTVEYCKTLPNVVHAQNQVFSCATNSAREITDITREKGLNRVVVAACSPRTLEPLFRDTLREAGINQYYYEMANIREHNSWVHQKEKEAATNKAKDIIRMSVARACHLEPLQEFDLPVDKRALVIGGGVAGMNSALSIANQGHEVYLIEKDRDLGGIARKIHSTLEGLDVQAYLRELVTKVYQHPLIHVYANATIKAATGYIGNFVTTVKSDRGTTEIKHGAAVLAIGADVYTPTEYLYGQDDRVMTHLELEAKIAEGDEKVVNAQSLVMIQCVGCRNEERNYCSRICCSESVKNALLLKEKNPNMDIYILFRDVRTYGLREDFYREAAGKDIRFIRYEPEDAPQVEPGEAEDGRSVLKVTTTDYILGKKIELDADVLALAAAVVPSASTKEIAGLFKVTLSPDGFFKEAHVKLKPVEFATDGVYLCGLAHYPKFLQETVNQSYGAAGRVLTLLSHDTVVASGSVCEVDEDKCVSCGACITACTYGAIDFYESPNGRKARVNPVLCKGDGLCNTKCATNAIVLKHFTDEEILTEIDAAVSDEEILKQIDTAVGNV
- a CDS encoding (Fe-S)-binding protein — protein: METVAPFKEVIDEIKEKGGDAVKFCYQCGKCDTVCPWNRVRKFSMRKLIREATFGLSEIEREEIWRCTTCGKCPQRCPRDVKQIDDMISLRRMATGYGVFPAPVKSVKTISAGLAQQGNPFNEDRNTRAAWAEGLNVKPFAEGMDVLYFPCCYTAYDPRLKKVAQATAKILTKAGVNFGILGSKESCCGESIRKTGNEQMFVKLAKENIKNFIDSGVTKILVSSPHCYHTFKNEYPQFRVNFEVVHISEYVSELLNEGKLQVLKEYGKKVTYHDPCYLGRHNGIYDAPRDALKKIPGLELNELPEARADSLCCGMGGGRVWMETEKHERFSNLRVEQAIELGATELVTSCPYCITALEDSRLVLNHADDIEVKDITEILQEVI